A stretch of Lathyrus oleraceus cultivar Zhongwan6 chromosome 6, CAAS_Psat_ZW6_1.0, whole genome shotgun sequence DNA encodes these proteins:
- the LOC127094858 gene encoding 26S proteasome non-ATPase regulatory subunit 14 homolog, translated as MSGMERLQRMFAGAGGALGGHPPPDSPTLDSSEQVYISSLALLKMLKHGRAGVPMEVMGLMLGEFVDEYTVRVVDVFAMPQSGTGVSVEAVDHVFQTNMLDMLKQTGRPEMVVGWYHSHPGFGCWLSGVDINTQQSFEALNQRAVAVVVDPIQSVKGKVVIDAFRLINPQTMMLGQEPRQTTSNLGHLNKPSIQALIHGLNRHYYSIAINYRKNELEEKMLLNLHKKKWTDGLTLRRFDSHSKTNEQTVQEMLSLATKYNKAVQEEDELPPEKLAIANVGRQDAKKHLEEHVSNLMSSNIVQTLGMMLDTVVF; from the exons ATGTCAGGTATGGAGAGACTTCAAAGAATGTTCGCGGGTGCAGGTGGAGCACTAGGCGGCCATCCACCACCGGATTCCCCCACCCTAGATTCATCGGAGCAAGTTTACATCTCCTCTCTCGCTCTTCTCAAAATGCTCAAACACG GAAGAGCTGGTGTTCCTATGGAAGTTATGGGTTTGATGTTGGGGGAGTTTGTGGATGAGTATACTGTTCGCGTTGTTGATGTGTTTGCTATGCCTCAGAGTGGTACTGGTGTTAGTGTTGAAGCTGTTGATCATGTTTTTCAAACTAACATGCTTGATATGTTGAAACAAACTGGAAG ACCAGAGATGGTTGTAGGTTGGTATCATTCACATCCTGGATTTGGATGCTGGCTTTCCGGAGTGGACATTAATACACAACAG AGTTTTGAGGCTTTAAATCAACGGGCAGTGGCAGTCGTGGTGGATCCTATTCAGAGTGTTAAAGGCAAGGTGGTGATTGATGCTTTCCGGCTGATTAATCCACAAACTATGATGCTGGGTCAAGAACCACGACAGACAACCTCTAACCTTGGCCATCTGAACAAACCATCTATCCAA GCTCTGATCCATGGCTTGAACCGACATTATTACTCAATAGCAATCAATTACAGGAAGAACGAGCTTGAAGAGAAGATGCTGCTTAACCTTCATAAGAAGAAATGGACCGATGGTTTGACACTCAGACGATTTGATTCACATTCTAAAACTAATGAACAGACTGTTCAG GAGATGCTAAGTTTAGCAACCAAGTACAACAAGGCAGTGCAAGAGGAAGATGAGCTGCCCCCAGAAAAGCTTGCAATTGCTAATGTGGGAAGGCAGGATGCTAAGAAGCATCTTGAAGAGCACGTTTCTAATTTAATGTCTTCGAACATTGTTCAGACTTTGGGAATGATGCTCGACACAGTTGTGTTCTAG